In the genome of Fulvivirga maritima, one region contains:
- a CDS encoding peptide chain release factor 3, with the protein MALKEEIEKRRTFGIISHPDAGKTTLTEKLLLFGGAIQTAGAVKSNKIKMHARSDWMEIEKQRGISVATSVMGFNYNGKKINLLDTPGHQDFAEDTYRTLTAVDSVIMVIDCVKGVEIQTEKLMEVCRMRNTPVICFINKLDREGRDPYDLLDEIEEKLNIKVRPLSWPISMGKTFKGVYSLFNKSLHLFKASKSKLEDDGIQIADINDPQIDKEVGENDAAQLREDVELIEGVYPEFDVNEYLSGNVAPVFFGSAVNNFGVKELLDCFIELAPAPKSRETEERLIAPDENKFSGFVFKIHANMDPNHRNRIAFIRVCAGKFARGTNYYHVRADKKIRFSNVTAFMAQEKELVEEAWPGDIVGLYDTGNLKIGDTISEGEKGMYKGIPSFSPEIFKEVINKDAMKTKQLDKGLNQLMEEGVAQLFTYEMGARKVVGTVGALQFEVIQHRLKHEYGASCDFMSMNLYKACWITSKDKKKLNEFIDSKYRHIAKDKDGKWVFMAESRAWLTMVQDNFPEIEFHFTSEF; encoded by the coding sequence ATGGCACTGAAAGAAGAAATAGAGAAGCGAAGAACGTTTGGTATTATTAGTCACCCTGATGCGGGAAAGACCACACTAACAGAGAAATTACTTTTGTTTGGTGGAGCTATTCAAACGGCAGGGGCGGTTAAATCCAACAAAATTAAAATGCATGCCCGCTCTGACTGGATGGAGATTGAAAAGCAAAGAGGTATTTCGGTAGCCACCTCTGTTATGGGATTCAACTATAATGGAAAGAAAATTAACCTTTTAGATACTCCTGGTCACCAGGATTTTGCTGAAGATACCTATCGTACGCTTACTGCTGTGGATAGCGTGATCATGGTGATAGACTGCGTGAAAGGGGTGGAGATACAAACAGAAAAACTTATGGAGGTGTGTAGAATGCGAAATACACCTGTAATCTGTTTTATAAATAAGCTGGATAGGGAAGGCCGAGATCCGTATGATCTTTTAGATGAGATAGAGGAAAAATTAAATATAAAAGTAAGGCCTTTGAGCTGGCCCATAAGTATGGGTAAGACTTTTAAGGGGGTTTATAGTCTGTTCAATAAGAGTCTACATTTGTTTAAAGCCAGTAAGTCAAAACTGGAAGATGATGGCATACAGATAGCTGATATTAATGATCCGCAAATAGATAAAGAGGTAGGCGAGAATGATGCAGCACAGCTCCGTGAAGATGTGGAGCTGATTGAAGGCGTGTATCCTGAATTTGATGTTAATGAATATTTATCAGGAAATGTAGCTCCGGTATTTTTTGGAAGTGCGGTGAATAATTTTGGTGTGAAGGAGCTATTGGATTGCTTTATAGAGTTAGCGCCAGCTCCTAAATCCAGAGAGACAGAGGAAAGATTAATAGCTCCTGATGAAAATAAGTTTTCAGGATTTGTTTTTAAAATACATGCCAACATGGATCCTAATCACAGAAACAGGATCGCCTTTATAAGGGTGTGTGCTGGTAAGTTTGCCAGGGGTACTAACTATTATCACGTGCGTGCAGATAAGAAAATCAGGTTTTCTAATGTAACGGCCTTTATGGCGCAGGAGAAGGAGCTGGTAGAGGAGGCGTGGCCTGGAGATATTGTAGGGTTATATGATACAGGAAACCTCAAGATAGGAGATACTATTTCAGAAGGTGAAAAAGGGATGTATAAAGGTATTCCTAGCTTTTCTCCTGAAATATTCAAGGAGGTGATTAATAAAGATGCCATGAAAACCAAACAGCTGGATAAGGGCCTTAATCAGCTTATGGAAGAGGGCGTGGCGCAGCTGTTCACCTATGAGATGGGAGCCAGAAAGGTGGTGGGTACGGTAGGAGCACTTCAGTTTGAGGTGATTCAGCACAGGCTTAAGCATGAGTATGGAGCATCTTGTGACTTTATGTCTATGAACTTATATAAAGCTTGCTGGATTACCAGTAAGGATAAGAAGAAACTCAACGAGTTTATAGATTCTAAGTACCGTCATATAGCTAAAGATAAAGATGGTAAGTGGGTATTTATGGCTGAATCCAGAGCGTGGCTCACTATGGTGCAAGATAATTTCCCTGAGATAGAGTTTCATTTTACTTCTGAATTTTAA
- the atpC gene encoding ATP synthase F1 subunit epsilon, whose translation MLLEIVTPSKKVFEGKVSVVTLPGAEGSFQVLNDHAPLISTLEEGQLTYKTSSGETDTFVITGGVAEVLNNKIVVLADGLLEETK comes from the coding sequence ATGTTATTAGAAATAGTTACTCCATCTAAAAAGGTATTTGAAGGTAAAGTGAGTGTTGTTACACTTCCTGGTGCAGAAGGATCATTTCAGGTTTTAAATGACCACGCTCCACTTATAAGTACCTTAGAAGAAGGACAATTGACATATAAGACTTCTAGCGGAGAAACAGACACTTTTGTAATTACAGGAGGTGTAGCTGAAGTGCTTAATAACAAGATTGTAGTACTTGCTGATGGTCTGTTAGAGGAAACTAAATAA
- the atpD gene encoding F0F1 ATP synthase subunit beta, with the protein MANIGKITQVIGPVVDVSFDAEGAKLPNILDSLEVTKANGQKVVLECQQHLGEDRVRTISMESTEGLVRGMEVTDTGAPINMPTGDDIKGRLFNVVGEAIDGIAQPSGKTSLPIHRPAPKFEDLSTSTEVLFTGIKVIDLIEPYAKGGKIGLFGGAGVGKTVLIQELINNIAKAYSGLSVFAGVGERTREGNDLLREMIEAGIVSYGDDFMKSMEEGGWDLSTVDGEKLKESKATFVFGQMNEPPGARARVALSGLTIAEYFRDGDGEGQGKDILFFVDNIFRFTQAGSEVSALLGRMPSAVGYQPTLATEMGAMQERITSTKKGSITSVQAVYVPADDLTDPAPATTFAHLDATTVLSRKISELGIYPAVDPLDSTSRILSEEVLGEEHYGCAQRVKEILQRYKELQDIIAILGMDELSDEDKEVVHRARRVQRFLSQPFHVAEQFTGIPGVLVDIKDTIKGFNMIMDGELDHLPEMAFNLVGSIEQAVEKGEKMLAEAKK; encoded by the coding sequence ATGGCAAATATTGGTAAAATTACCCAGGTAATAGGCCCTGTAGTAGACGTTAGCTTTGATGCAGAAGGAGCTAAGTTACCTAATATCCTTGACTCATTAGAAGTAACTAAGGCAAACGGTCAGAAAGTAGTACTTGAGTGTCAGCAACATTTAGGAGAAGACCGTGTTCGTACCATATCAATGGAAAGTACAGAGGGGTTGGTGAGAGGTATGGAAGTTACTGATACCGGCGCACCTATCAACATGCCTACGGGTGATGATATTAAAGGTCGTCTTTTTAATGTAGTAGGTGAAGCAATTGACGGTATAGCACAACCTTCTGGAAAGACTAGCCTTCCAATACACAGGCCTGCGCCTAAATTTGAAGACTTATCTACTTCAACAGAAGTTCTATTCACAGGTATTAAAGTGATCGACCTTATCGAGCCTTACGCAAAAGGTGGTAAGATCGGTTTGTTTGGTGGTGCAGGTGTAGGAAAAACCGTACTTATTCAGGAATTGATCAACAACATTGCGAAAGCTTATTCTGGTCTTTCTGTATTTGCCGGTGTAGGAGAAAGAACGCGTGAAGGAAATGACCTTCTTCGTGAGATGATCGAAGCAGGCATCGTTTCTTACGGTGATGATTTTATGAAATCTATGGAAGAAGGCGGATGGGATCTGTCTACTGTAGATGGAGAAAAACTTAAAGAATCTAAAGCAACCTTCGTATTCGGACAGATGAACGAACCTCCTGGTGCTCGTGCCAGAGTGGCCCTTTCTGGTCTTACTATCGCTGAGTACTTCCGTGATGGTGACGGTGAAGGACAAGGAAAAGATATCCTTTTCTTCGTTGATAACATCTTCCGATTCACTCAGGCAGGATCTGAGGTATCAGCCCTACTAGGACGTATGCCTTCAGCTGTGGGTTATCAGCCTACTTTGGCTACTGAGATGGGAGCTATGCAGGAAAGAATTACTTCTACTAAGAAGGGATCTATTACATCTGTACAGGCCGTTTATGTACCTGCGGATGACTTAACTGACCCTGCTCCTGCTACAACTTTTGCTCACCTTGATGCTACTACTGTATTATCAAGAAAAATTTCTGAGCTTGGTATTTACCCAGCAGTGGATCCTTTGGATTCTACTTCTAGAATTTTGAGCGAAGAAGTACTTGGAGAAGAGCACTATGGTTGTGCACAAAGAGTAAAAGAAATTCTTCAGAGATATAAAGAACTTCAAGATATTATCGCCATCCTTGGTATGGACGAATTATCTGACGAAGATAAAGAAGTAGTACACAGAGCCAGAAGGGTACAGAGATTCTTATCTCAGCCTTTCCACGTAGCTGAGCAGTTTACAGGTATACCTGGTGTACTTGTAGATATCAAAGATACAATCAAAGGCTTCAACATGATTATGGACGGTGAGCTTGATCACCTACCTGAAATGGCATTTAACCTTGTTGGTTCTATAGAACAAGCTGTAGAAAAAGGTGAGAAAATGCTTGCTGAAGCTAAAAAATAA
- a CDS encoding RluA family pseudouridine synthase, with protein sequence MIDQHNVLFEDNHLLIVNKPAGVLVQADKTGDVTLAEHAKDYIKEKYNKPGEVFLGVIHRLDRPVSGAVTLARTSKALERMNKIFKEREVTKTYWAITTHRPPQTQDKLEHWLKKNQKINKTTAFNKKVKESKKAVLSYKMIGRIADYYLLEITLETGRPHQIRVQLAKIGCTIYGDVKYGAESPAKDGNIYLHSRSVSFIHPVRKEPVNVVAPVPAKDQIWNLFVKG encoded by the coding sequence ATGATTGATCAACACAATGTTCTGTTTGAAGATAATCATTTGCTGATTGTGAATAAGCCCGCCGGAGTGCTTGTGCAAGCCGATAAGACTGGTGATGTTACTTTGGCAGAGCATGCGAAAGATTATATTAAAGAAAAATACAATAAGCCGGGAGAGGTATTCTTAGGGGTAATTCACCGGCTTGATAGACCCGTGAGCGGAGCAGTAACGTTGGCTCGTACCTCTAAGGCTCTGGAGCGGATGAATAAGATATTTAAGGAGAGAGAGGTGACAAAGACCTACTGGGCTATAACTACTCACAGGCCGCCTCAAACTCAGGATAAACTGGAACATTGGCTAAAGAAAAACCAGAAAATAAATAAAACTACTGCTTTCAATAAGAAGGTCAAAGAGTCGAAAAAGGCGGTGCTGTCTTATAAGATGATTGGCAGAATTGCTGATTATTATTTATTGGAAATTACTTTAGAGACAGGTAGGCCGCACCAGATAAGGGTGCAGCTAGCTAAAATAGGCTGTACTATTTATGGAGATGTAAAATATGGAGCGGAGAGTCCTGCTAAAGATGGTAATATTTATTTACATTCGAGGAGCGTTAGCTTTATCCATCCGGTGCGGAAGGAGCCTGTAAATGTAGTGGCGCCAGTGCCGGCTAAGGATCAAATCTGGAATTTGTTTGTAAAAGGATGA
- the dnaK gene encoding molecular chaperone DnaK, producing MGKIIGIDLGTTNSCVAVMEGSEPVVIPNSEGRRTTPSIVAFLEDGKGERKIGDPAKRQAITNPHNTISSVKRFMGKKFSEVSNEKKAMSYVVEQGNNDTIRVKIGDRNYTPQELSAMILQKMKSTAEDYLGTEVKEAVVTVPAYFNDAERQATKEAGQIAGLEVKRIINEPTAAALAYGLDKKDQDMKIAVYDLGGGTFDISILELGDGVFEVKSTNGDVHLGGDDFDQKIINWLAEEFLSDENIDLRKDPMALQRLKEAAEKAKIELSSSTETEINLPYIMPVDGVPKHLVRKLTRSKFEQICDDLIKRSMDPCKTALKDAGLSASDIDEVILVGGSTRIPKIQEEVEKFFGKKPSKGVNPDEVVAIGASIQGGVLSGDVKDVLLLDVTPLSLGIETMGGVFTPLIEANTTIPTKKSEVFSTAADSQPSVEIHVLQGERSMAKDNRTIGRFHLDGIPPAPRGVPQIEVTFDIDANGIMNVSAKDKGTGKEQKIRIEASSGLTDEEIEKMKQEAQANADADKEAKEKINKVNAADSLIFQTEKQLKEYGDKLSEDNKGKINSALEELKKAHQSQDLAAIDSAMEGLNKAWEGAAQEMYAATGGQPGADAGAADAGAGQAGADANAGGSDSDVSDVEFEEVDDNKKIIRFYK from the coding sequence ATGGGAAAAATTATTGGAATTGACTTAGGTACTACCAACTCATGCGTGGCTGTAATGGAAGGTAGCGAGCCGGTAGTAATCCCCAATAGTGAAGGAAGAAGAACTACTCCTTCTATTGTAGCCTTTCTAGAAGATGGTAAAGGTGAACGGAAAATCGGGGATCCTGCAAAGAGACAAGCTATTACCAACCCTCATAACACCATAAGCTCTGTAAAAAGATTTATGGGTAAAAAATTCTCAGAAGTTAGCAATGAGAAAAAAGCCATGTCTTATGTGGTAGAGCAAGGAAACAACGACACTATTCGTGTAAAAATAGGCGACAGAAATTATACTCCTCAAGAGTTATCTGCGATGATACTTCAAAAAATGAAGTCTACTGCAGAAGATTATCTGGGTACTGAAGTAAAAGAGGCTGTAGTTACTGTACCAGCTTACTTTAACGATGCTGAGAGACAAGCAACAAAAGAAGCTGGTCAAATAGCAGGATTAGAGGTAAAAAGAATTATTAATGAGCCTACCGCTGCTGCATTAGCTTATGGTCTTGATAAAAAAGATCAGGACATGAAAATAGCAGTGTATGACCTTGGTGGTGGTACATTTGATATCTCTATTCTTGAACTTGGCGACGGTGTATTTGAAGTAAAATCTACTAATGGTGATGTACACCTTGGTGGTGATGATTTCGATCAAAAAATCATAAACTGGTTAGCTGAAGAATTCCTTAGCGATGAGAATATAGATCTTCGTAAAGATCCTATGGCTCTTCAAAGATTAAAAGAAGCAGCTGAAAAAGCTAAAATTGAATTATCAAGCTCTACAGAAACTGAAATAAACTTACCATATATCATGCCTGTAGATGGTGTGCCTAAACACTTGGTAAGAAAATTAACCAGATCTAAATTCGAGCAAATTTGCGATGATCTTATCAAAAGATCAATGGATCCTTGTAAAACGGCTCTTAAAGATGCTGGACTAAGTGCTTCTGACATAGATGAGGTTATCTTAGTAGGTGGTTCTACCAGAATACCTAAAATTCAGGAAGAAGTAGAGAAATTCTTCGGTAAAAAGCCTTCTAAAGGAGTAAACCCTGACGAAGTGGTAGCTATAGGAGCTTCAATCCAAGGTGGTGTGCTTTCTGGAGATGTGAAAGATGTACTTCTTTTAGATGTTACTCCTCTATCATTAGGTATAGAAACTATGGGTGGTGTATTCACTCCGCTAATCGAAGCGAACACTACTATCCCTACTAAAAAATCAGAGGTATTCTCTACTGCTGCTGATAGCCAGCCTTCTGTAGAAATACACGTTCTTCAAGGAGAGCGATCAATGGCTAAGGATAACAGAACCATTGGTAGATTCCACCTTGATGGTATTCCACCAGCACCAAGAGGGGTTCCTCAAATTGAAGTAACATTCGATATTGATGCTAACGGTATCATGAACGTATCTGCTAAAGATAAAGGAACAGGCAAAGAGCAAAAAATTAGAATCGAGGCTTCTTCTGGCTTAACTGACGAAGAAATCGAAAAGATGAAGCAAGAAGCTCAGGCCAATGCTGATGCTGATAAAGAAGCAAAAGAAAAGATTAATAAAGTAAATGCCGCTGATTCTTTAATCTTCCAAACTGAAAAGCAGTTGAAAGAGTACGGAGATAAATTATCTGAAGATAATAAAGGTAAAATCAACTCTGCTCTGGAAGAATTGAAAAAAGCGCATCAATCTCAAGATCTTGCAGCTATAGACTCAGCAATGGAAGGTCTTAACAAAGCATGGGAAGGTGCTGCTCAAGAAATGTATGCAGCTACTGGCGGACAACCTGGTGCTGATGCAGGTGCGGCTGATGCTGGCGCTGGCCAAGCAGGTGCTGATGCCAATGCAG
- a CDS encoding DUF6787 family protein, with translation MKKPNWLEKLENRWQVNTIRAILILVVFACTGFTVFFLKEPILSSIAPADERTWVFSLVYYILIFPIYNVILLFYGFIFGQFNFFWAFEKRMFRRMAGKKGQ, from the coding sequence ATGAAAAAACCGAATTGGCTTGAGAAATTAGAGAATAGATGGCAGGTAAATACTATTAGAGCCATATTAATTCTGGTAGTATTTGCATGTACTGGTTTTACTGTTTTCTTTTTAAAAGAGCCTATTCTTAGTAGTATTGCTCCCGCAGATGAAAGAACCTGGGTGTTTTCACTCGTTTATTATATCCTTATCTTCCCTATCTACAATGTTATTCTGCTTTTTTACGGCTTTATCTTTGGGCAGTTTAACTTTTTCTGGGCTTTTGAGAAGCGAATGTTCCGAAGAATGGCCGGAAAAAAAGGTCAATAA